tatgtgtgtgtgtgtgtgtagtggccAGCTCATCTGCTGCGCCCCAGGTTAATAGGACTGTTcatcatctacacacacacataaaaacctGCCCTACACTTGTCCATGAAAGTCCACTTGAAGCCCCTCCTCTCTCGactaacacacatacaagcatgcCTGCGTGTGTTTGTCATCTtattttgctgctgatgtttgaCTTTCTGTATTCCTTCTTTGTCCTTCACCTGTGacccacacacactccctccctcctccctatTGTCTCTCAGTCTTGGTGAGGAGTTCTACAAGGAGGCCATTGAACACTGTCGCAGCTACAATGCCCGTCTGTGCGCCGAGCGCTCCATGCGTCTCCCCTTCCTGGACTCCCAGACCGGTGTGGCTCAGAGCAACTGTTACATCTGGATGGAGAAGAACCACCGTgggccaggtgtgtgtgtgtgcctgtgtgtaaggtgtgtgtttgataccTGGACATGATAAATGATGGTGGGTGGGTGGCTGGCTGAAGCTCGAGGAGCGCTCCTCcttattggtgtgtgtgttgtttttgccaGCTGTTGTACCACACAAATGATTCTCACCAGTCATTTTATCCCGCggcttccttccttcctctgctctgcttgtttctgtctctctttccttcctctctcctctttttcatttcctcattctcTTCTCGAGACCTCTGTCTACCtttctcaactttttttttttttttttaactttcccCAAAGGGTGTTTCCTCAttgctttctgtttctctgtaacATCAGTGTGTTTTGGCAGTGAATCAGACACCCCTGTAGGCGATGATACGCCGCTGGCACCAACTATTCCACAGAGAatacatttatgtatgtgtgtttgtgtgtgtgtgtgtgcatgagtgtgttaACGATCTGAGTTTGTAGGATGCGTCTAGTTTCTGCCAgtacaatgtttttgtttgcttgtcacTTTTAGTTGGATTCAAGTAGAACAGAACCGATCAGAAGTGAAAATTCAAATGatttgtatgatttttttaaaaaaatttcagGTTCATttctattctgtttttcttttccgtTAATTAACTTCAGTTATTTTTAATGGTTAACTGTTCATCAAAAAAACATCACCCTAAATTAttccaaaaccaacaaaaagtAGTTTATATTTAAAAACCTCATCAATAATGATAAATTATTTGCTTTGGAAACGTGTTCAGTACCACAATAGCATCCagtcatttctgtcttttaaaatgtaaaacagcagTGTAAGACATACTTTCAAATCTCCTAGCACATCAAACttcatctctttatttatctaatcatccatttttttcatgtactcattaatgaataaatcatgGTAATGTGTCCTACAACTGAGCTGTGTTTCCGTCTGTGTTTCAGGTCATGCTCCAGGTCAGTTGTACACATATCCCGCTCGCTGCTGGCGCAAGAAGAGACGGCTAAACATCCTGGAGGACCCACGGCTTGTACCGATTGAGTTCAAGATCGgtaaggagaaggaggaaaataCCGGCTTGTGTTTGTATCCTAATTCACATGTATAGTCACAGTTGGCAAAACtcactatacagtatgtttatctCATTTACTGACATTCTACAGCAGGCACATGAAGAGAAAACTCTGAAAAGAAAATTTAGACATTCCTCCGCAAGCAACACACTCAGTCATGTAATATTTTAGACAAATTGCAGATGATTTCTTCAGCTGCCGTACACTGCAGAGGCTGACGTCCTTTTTTGCCTCAGTGAACCAGCCAAATATTGCTTCCTCAGGGCTCTGTCAGCTCCACTGTGCATGTCAGCGTGAATGTGAGATCTCCGCTGTTTTCTGATTGCGATTCTCTTGTTCTCCAGACTACGAGGCCTCTCTAAAGAAGGAAGGGGGTATCCCAGATGGTCCCGTGTTGGAGTCGCTGCTTGCTGGGGAAACCCTGGACAAGAAGGTAGAAACCAAGGAAGAAGAGCCAATGAGCGAGTGTCAGGTGAGACTCGcgtctctctttcttccccGTCTCTCATTTaatctcttcctctgtgtctttccctcagctctttgtttttctgtatgtcttgttcttgttttcttaTGTCAGGCTCTTTTTatctatgtgtttgtttttctttgtctgtctctgccttTGTCTCTCTTGGAGTGTGTGTTCTGGCGGTGACACAGGCTCCCGCAGCTCTGACAACTCCCTCCTGGCACATagctcatgtgtgtgtgtgtgctgacgattgtgtgtgtgattgcattGCAGCCAGTGTTTTTGGACCAACTTTAGGAATGTTAACATTAGAGGAAAGTCCATCGACTGTACCTCTTTGTTGTTTGTCATCCTTCATACAGTGTGTTGCACTCAGTAACTTCTGAGGCAAAACTTAATGCCCATCCGGCTGAGTATTTCACCAGCTAGAGGCCGTTGCTTTCAAAGATGGACAGCTAATCAATCAGCAGTTTTGTGAATGGCACTCAGAGTGGCCCTTTAAGAACTAGAAAAGTGTTCGGGGCCTCTAATCCAGGGTTTCCCTTGACTCTAGCCCAGCTTGAGGCTCACCCAGGCCGGCATGGCTCTCTCACTCTTTTGTGTCATTTCTCCGCATCCACACCTCCcttactgtcatttttatagATTATATGTATTTACTTTTGGCATTGACTGCAAACAcgtttatgtttttaatataaagcTTTCTTACActaaggaaaaaaatatgtgaaaggTTCCTTGTCTCAAGTTCATTGAGGAAGGATTTGTTGTAAATCGATATGTTTATTGTAATAATATGATTACATATTTAGCTATGATTTGTGTTAATGGCTCTGTTCTTAAAGACAAACACCTACAAAAGCAGCAGTACAATTTCATTTCACCCATGGGTCCATGCAGGTCTAAAGcagacagaggctgagataattgagagaaaggaaaggaaactAACCTGTCTGACGAtccatctgtctctcactctATACCTCCCCCTTAGAAGTTGCTGGTGGGGGATTTCCCTCATGAGCTGGATGTGGACGAGATGGAGGAAGATGTCCCGAAGCGCAAGAACCGTACCAAAGCACGGGTAAGACAAGGATGATATTTCATagtttatttcttctttccctGGTAATTTTATACTGAACTAACAAGCCAGGAAACACATTGTTTTGCTGTCAATGTagaaaagtgaagccaatgaaGTTGACAAAAATGACTCAGATCAAGCAGATCTTAAAGTTCAGTATCTTTCTCATCAGGCACAGAACACAAACAGATATTCTCATGTCAAAGACTGAAAGGGAGCCGTTTGCTAAATTTTTCAGAACAGTTATTACCTGAAAGTCATCACTTCATAATGGAAAAACCTATCTACTAATCATCTACAGAAATGTCACTTTTATATAATCCCAGGTCTGAGTTTACGATAGATATGATTTATCGTATTTCATATAGTATGTCTGACTTGTGTTCCAGACTCAGTAATGAAATGTCATCTGACAAACGAACAGTTAACTGGgaataaatgcaaacacatcCAGAGATTAAAATCATGCTGAGACgaccttttatttttttacaaccttgaTTAGATCAGAtgttttttatctctttctttttggGCATCCTATGGGAAGATAATCAAGTGTtaacaatgtattttaaaaatcatcacacacacacgcacacacagacaaacgCTGACACACTGACACGCAGACACCAGGGTTGCTAATTGGAGCTGTTGCTCCCCTGCTAGGTGTCATCAGCCCCCTCCTGCTGGAAGTGGAGCTTTTACACTGAGAACAGATGATTAGAAtgcaaacgtgtgtgtgtgtgtgtagatgcgtGAAGTCTTTTTATTGTGTACGCGCGTGTATAGACTTGCAAAGACAAGAGTGGAAGATCAAACTTTCCCTGTGTATCTTACATGTGTGGTTTTGCATGTGACTGTCGTGCTGCAGTTTTCACAAGtttgtgtgttcgtgtgtgtgtgtgtgtgtgtgtgttctgcaggcCTACGGTGTCGGGGGCATGAGGAAGCGACAAGAGCCACCCGCCATTGAAGACAGAGACAAGCCTTACGTCTGTGACAGTGAGCATTGCCACATTGTTTCTTTATTCCTGTTTCTCCCGTACACTTTTATTCTTACACTTAtactctccctgtgtgtgtgtgtgtgtgttccagtctGTGGAAAGCGCTATAAGAACCGCCCAGGGCTGAGTTACcattacactcacacacacctggcAGATGAGGAGGGTGAAGAAGACTCAGAGCGACACACGCTACCCTTCCAGCGCAAGAACAACCACAAGCGTGAGTGTGCTGCCTGAATATTAAATTGATTTAcgttggtttttttgtttttttttgtcctgtcaTTCATCATCTTCCATGTGGAGTGTTTTACACTTACAGGACTAATATGTGGTTTAGGTTTAGCAGTTTCATGGCCATTCCCACAATCCTTAATAATCAGAATATTATCAAGAACTATTGATCGTCCTGGAGTTCCTCTTGCAGCATCATAGATAGCTACAGTGCTGACTGCTGACCGAGCCAAATCCAAAGTGTGCACTTGTGTGGATGAGAGATAAGATTTCTCCCAGCGGAGCACTGGGTTTAGCTGATTTCTTCAGCTCTCTCGGATTCCCTTGTCAGGGTTGCAGCTGATCAAAACAGGTCACCGGAAGTCATCTGACCTGGCCTCTCCACCCAACTCCTGACCTGGGGTGTTAACCAAAGGATCACGCTGGCTGGAACAGACGCGTCAGTTATAACTGGGAATTTTATTTGATGCTATTGatgtttaaataacatttaaaagcctataaaagaacaagagaaagagaaaatagaagCTCAGTTAGTTACTGACATAATGCAAGTGTACTTCTATTGTTTGAAGCTACAGGAGATTAATCTGTGAAAGCACTCTCATGAATGGGGACAAACAAGGGTTAGTCAGTTTTTGATCTGATGGAAAGGTGCATTGTCACACTTTCATCTGTTGTTTGACATGTCAATAGCCAGAATATGTGACTCCAGTTCTCTTGATGGTTGCATATGGTGCCGCAACATTTGCATTGTTGCCCCAAGGCTAATTTGGCCTGAGGgtaattttacctttttttcgTAGCATTTAACGCTTCACTGTCTGGTCTGCTGTGCAGGACTGAAGTCACTTCTTTTGAGTCAGTTTGAACACAGAATACGCTGCCTGCCAGCAGTGAATGGTGATAATAATGCACAAAAAAGGGCTGAGGTAACTATTTACATATGTGGCAAGtataatacagaataaaatactGACTTCACATTACAGTTAAACAATCAGTTTTTGGTCTTATTTTGACAGTGTAAAGGTAAACTCAGTCAGTCAACACCTATCAGAGTTAATGTAACGCTCCACACTCCTTACACAGCTGCTGCAAAGACACCTCAGCTCATAGAGAGAACAAACACCTCTTCAATCAAAACTCATCAACACCAGTCTTACTCTCtccaacacattttacatttacattttagctTCTTCTGTATGCACACAGTATGGCTGCAGCTTTTAATGGCTTAATGAGTATCCATTAATGTGCTGGTACCATGAGGTAGTTATAATGAAGACACACGGCATCGCTGGCTAATGCCTCCAGCACTTCTTTCCAGACAGTGTAGACATGTATGTAGATGCAGAACGGCAGGAACCCAGATGTTTTTGTTATGAAGAGGCATATTGTAGACTGTCAAATAGCAAGTATTTCCACTAACTCACCCAAGATTTGGATGGATGCAAGACATCATGCATTTTACTTTGtcacaacaataaataattagCACAGAGGATCACTGTTGTTGCACTGTCATAAGGAGCACACTATTCAGTATAGATTTTGCATGAAGACAACAGCCCAGTATCCAATGAATTATGTCCATATTTGATTCTGCACCTCACAATATTATGTCCAGTGTAGTGTGAACTAGAGAGGTGGAATGCTGGTTCATGTCCCGCCACAGATCTGCAATTTTGTTTACCTTTTCATTAActgaaaatatttacaaatattgAAGAAAACGAGaactttaaaaatattattgaatgTAATCCAGGGTTTTGCAGGTCTGAAGGCCCACATGAAGAGTGTCATCGCCTTGTGAAGGAAGAGTTTAATCTGCAAAGCCCTCATTTTATAGacattaaagatcccctccagacattttttaagatgtctaaaaatactctgctttgaagaataatttgtgtaatatagttttttcacaaaaaaggtTCAGTTACCGCATTCAGATCCTTAAAAAGacatttcctccttctccctcactgagAAATTCAGGATTTCTGaatatgcacattttttcatttcaaaagttttactGCTGGGcgcaagatgtctcctacttcactgaaaactCCATTCTCAGTGTTGGTGCtctgaaggcttcaagtttccacatcgcACTTGTTTAAGTTGCTTACTGGACCACGTCTGGCTCCAAATtagttgtaatgtcacaaatcttGCTTGTAGGCCCGcccccttaaactcagatttaaggccAATGCAGAGAAAACTCTTTTtggcagatgaatgtaaaaacagccttttaaTGTCAAACTCTTTTGAGTGGAGTGGGGGGGGGActttaaacatgttcaaacaagtttccctcctctttgctcacagcaaacattttgacttgtagCATCaacagcacaggtgtaaataagattaatgatggctctgttccatttaGGTTCTCCAATAAACCAGCATGTACAAACCAGGTTGTGGCACTGCATGGAGCAATTTAATAGAATATGTTCATTATACTAGTTATTActtacacctgtgtttgacaagtcaTAATGCCCTTCATGAAACATGTCTCATGTACATCTGACTCATGTGCATTTACTCACATTGAATATCAGTGTGGATTTCACCTCCTGCCGCATCATTCCCTGTGGGACCTTTGGCTTATATTCAATAAGATGAACTACTGGAAGTAAGTATGAGCGTTATTGAGTATTGGCAGACTTCCTGAAGCTGTAAAGCGGCCTGTTGCAAAACCTGGAGGGACTTAAATTTGTACAGGCAATTAAACAGTAGAGCAAGATTGTCCAAAGATCACCAGTGCagtaaaaatcattaaatcGTGGCGTATGCATAGCAGCACTGTGGATCGTAGGAAAACTACGGAGACTGCAGATAGCGCAGGGCTACAAACATTCTGCTAAAGGTAACACAGGTGGTATAAGAGAGCAATAAATGCCAGAGAACAACAAGTCAAGCAAATATTTAGGTTTCTATGAACAGGTCATGAATCAGACCTCAAACCTCCACTCTGTCAGCGGCAGCATCCACACTAACCACAGTGCtactgtctttgtttctttgtggcTATTTATTTTCACCCTCAGGGCCAGTTTTCTATCAGCATGTGGTTTTGCTCATTGttgtcttctgtctgtgtgttttgtttgcttttgagCACTTCTTTTAAGGACAATAGAATGCATTTATCCTGCGGGAGACTGCATTTTGGTCAGTAATCGTCAGTAAAATGGCTACAGTTGTTCACACTCAAAACACCAAGAGAAATGGCTGTGGACATTTGAAAAGGGAGTGCAGACGATTCATTCACGTCCTTTGTTCCTCCCAGTCTTAAAACAAGCAATTGGCTCAGAATagaacacagataaacacacaaaaacacacatatccACCTTATCTGTGTATGCTGCACTGCAACAATGTCCACACTGAAACTATGCTGCATCTCAGTTAATtggcagtgtgtgtttttaaattggCCTGTCTGACAGAACAGACTGGCccagtatatgtgtgtatgtgtgtgtgtgtgtatgtgtgtatgtgtgtgtgtgtgtgtctgtgtgtgtgtgtgtgtgtgtgtgtgtgtgtgtgtgtttgtgtgtgtggccatTCTGCAGTCTTAGGTCTCTCCAGTGgaggagagcaagagagacagcATTTGAATCGTTTAATATCCCCCATCACTCCCTCCCAAACAGTCAGTaatcacacacagcacacacacacacacacacacacacacacacatacacacacggccTCAGAAAATGCAATCTTCTCTGC
This region of Thunnus maccoyii chromosome 6, fThuMac1.1, whole genome shotgun sequence genomic DNA includes:
- the dpf1 gene encoding zinc finger protein neuro-d4 isoform X2 is translated as MNEIEIAATLHVQYRALQCCILSYYIKMATAVQNPLKSQSGGAVIKNSLGEEFYKEAIEHCRSYNARLCAERSMRLPFLDSQTGVAQSNCYIWMEKNHRGPGHAPGQLYTYPARCWRKKRRLNILEDPRLVPIEFKIDYEASLKKEGGIPDGPVLESLLAGETLDKKVETKEEEPMSECQLLVGDFPHELDVDEMEEDVPKRKNRTKARAYGVGGMRKRQEPPAIEDRDKPYVCDICGKRYKNRPGLSYHYTHTHLADEEGEEDSERHTLPFQRKNNHKPKKAPDGSVIANGYCDFCLGGSKKTGCPEDLISCADCGRSGHPSCLQFTVNMTAAVRTYRWQCIECKSCSLCGTSENDDQLLFCDDCDRGYHMYCLSPPMSEPPEGSWSCHLCLRQLKEKASAYITLT
- the dpf1 gene encoding zinc finger protein neuro-d4 isoform X1; protein product: MNEIEIAATLHVQYRALQCCILSYYIKMATAVQNPLKSQSGGAVIKNSLGEEFYKEAIEHCRSYNARLCAERSMRLPFLDSQTGVAQSNCYIWMEKNHRGPGHAPGQLYTYPARCWRKKRRLNILEDPRLVPIEFKIDYEASLKKEGGIPDGPVLESLLAGETLDKKVETKEEEPMSECQKLLVGDFPHELDVDEMEEDVPKRKNRTKARAYGVGGMRKRQEPPAIEDRDKPYVCDICGKRYKNRPGLSYHYTHTHLADEEGEEDSERHTLPFQRKNNHKPKKAPDGSVIANGYCDFCLGGSKKTGCPEDLISCADCGRSGHPSCLQFTVNMTAAVRTYRWQCIECKSCSLCGTSENDDQLLFCDDCDRGYHMYCLSPPMSEPPEGSWSCHLCLRQLKEKASAYITLT
- the dpf1 gene encoding zinc finger protein neuro-d4 isoform X3, which produces MRLPFLDSQTGVAQSNCYIWMEKNHRGPGHAPGQLYTYPARCWRKKRRLNILEDPRLVPIEFKIDYEASLKKEGGIPDGPVLESLLAGETLDKKVETKEEEPMSECQKLLVGDFPHELDVDEMEEDVPKRKNRTKARAYGVGGMRKRQEPPAIEDRDKPYVCDICGKRYKNRPGLSYHYTHTHLADEEGEEDSERHTLPFQRKNNHKPKKAPDGSVIANGYCDFCLGGSKKTGCPEDLISCADCGRSGHPSCLQFTVNMTAAVRTYRWQCIECKSCSLCGTSENDDQLLFCDDCDRGYHMYCLSPPMSEPPEGSWSCHLCLRQLKEKASAYITLT